GCCGGCCGGGGCCGCCTTGGAGCGGGTGGCGGCGGCCGGAGAGGGCAGGGCCGCGCTTTTTGTCTTCGGCGTCACGGTGGTGTCGAACGCCCTCATGGCGGCCGCATTCTTCGGCCTGGGCCTTGCCAACAGGGGGACCATGGAGTACGAGGCCCTGGCCCGGAGCCTCGCCTCCGGCGCCGGCTTCGTGCTCGAGCCCGGAGGGGCGCCCGTGCTCTGGCGCCCTCCCCTATATATACTGTTCCTGGCCGCTTTCCACGGGCTCCCGGCCGACCCCTACCCCTTCGTCGTGGCGGCCCAGGTGGCGATGAACGGCCTTACGGGCGTGGTCCTCTACCGCACGGCAAGCCGCCTCTTCGACGGCGCCACTGCCATGGCGGCGGCGCTGGCGCTGGCCGTCCACCCGATCTTCGTCTTCAACGCCCTGAGGCTCATGCCCGAGACCTTCTTCTCGCTCCTGCTCGCCGTGCTCGCCGCCCTGACGGCGCGTTTCTTCGCCGGCAGGGAGCCGGGGCCGAAAGATGCGGCGGCCGTGGGGCTTGTGACGGGACTTCTGAGCCTTACGAGGGCGTCCATACAGTTCTATATCCCCTTTCTCGCCGCGGCGGCGCTGCTTGCGGGAGAGAGAGGCCGGAGAGCGGCGGTGGTGAAGGCCGCGGCCCTGGCCGCCGTCGTCATGGCCGCCGTCGTGGCGCCCTGGACGGTGCGCAACTATCTCGTCTCCGGCGAGTTCATCGCCATAGACACCTCGGGCGGCTACACCTTCTGGATAGGCAACCGCACGGCCACCGACGGACTCGACGACGACCCCCTCACGGCGGAGCAGTTCGACGAGATAAAGCGCGACATAGCGCGGATCCTGGGCATGGAGTACACCGACGACTTCGACATATCGACCACGGCCTGGGGAAGCGCCCGCGCCTCGTCGCTCCTATACCGCGAGGGCCTGAGAAACGTCCTGGCCGAGCCGGTGGAGACGGTGCTTCTGGCGATCAGGAAACTCTACCGCTTCTGGTTCTCCTACGTGGGGTCGGGCCGGGGCTTCCAGGCCGCCATAGCCCTTCTGCAGGCGGCGGTGCTGCTTCCCGCCCTGGCGGGCCTGTACATCCACATCAGAGACGGCGGCCTGCGGCGGAGCCGCGGCGTCCTCGCCTTCCTCTCCATAGTCCTCTACTTCATGCTCCTCCACATGGCGGCCACGGCCAACGCCCGCTACAGCGTGCCCGTGCTCCCCTACGTCATGCCCTTCGCCGTCGTCGCCGCGAGGGAGGCGGCGCGGAGGGTATGGCGGTGAAGAGGCATGAAAGGCTCGTCCATCTCCCGGCGCTTGCAGCCGCCAAGGCGCTTCTCGGCGTCCACCTCCTCTCAACGGGCTTTACCGTAGTCTCGGGCGACGACCTGCTGCGCTCCCTCATCGCATGGCAGTGGGCCGGGGAGCCCTTTTTCGTCTCCACCGCCTACGGCGAGGCCTCAGTCCTCTGGATGCCCATGCACTTCTGGGTGACGGGCTCGCTCATGAGGGTGTGGCCGGACCCGTGGCTTGCGCCGGCGACGGCGAGCCTCTTCTTCTCCATCATCGTCGTCGTGCTGATCTACCTGATTGCCCGGGAGCTCACTGGCGAGGGCCGGGCGGCGCTGCTCGCGGCGCTCCTTGCCGGCTTCGTGCCCTGGGAGACGTGGCTCGGCGTATCGGGCACGGCGGCGACCCTCTACCAGTCGCTCGTCCTCGCCGGGCTTCTCGCAACGCTGCGCAGCGCCGCCGACGGGGGCCTTGCCCGCCTGCCGCTTGCGGCCCTCTTCTTCCTCCTCGCAACGGCCGTGAGGCCGGAAGGGTGGCTCTTCGCCGGCGTATTCACCCTCTACTGCGCCTGGAGGTGCGCACGGGAGCGCCCGGACCCGGCAGGGACGCTCATCATCGCCCTCTCGGCCGCCGCCGTCTGGCTCTTCGTCCTCTACTGGCTCTGGTTCAACCACGCAAACTACGGCAACGCCCTTTACTTCCTCCAGCGCGCGCGCGAAAGCTACGCCTCCGAGGCCGCAGGCATCGACTCCCTCTGGGTGCGCCTTCTCGGCCTCCCCCTCGTAATGGTAGCAATATCGCCGCTATTATGCCTGCTTACCATCGTTTACCTCATATTCTACTTCAACGATTACCGGCGGGACCGCCTCAAGGCTCTCTGGGTCTGCTTCTCCCTTGCCGGCCTTGCGCTCCTCGCGGCGGCCTCGGCCTCCGGCTCTGGCACGCGCAGCACGCCGCAGCGCTACGTGGTGATCTACCTCCTGCTCTTCGTACCGCTCGTATCGGCCATGCTCTCGCGCTGGCTCGGCGGCCGGCGGTCGCGGCCCCTGGCCGTCTTCGTGACGGCCGTACTCCTCTTCGGCTTCGCCGCGGGCACCTTCGACTACCCCCGCGAGTACGCCGACGAGGCGAGACTCGGCAGGGTCTTGAAGGAGCTGTGGCGCGGCGGCGCGCTCGGAGAGTCGGACCTCGTGGCCGACGAGAGGACGTGGCTCGCCTACGCGGCCCCCGACCGGCCGCCCGGCGGCTTCCGCGACCTCATGTACTCCCTTACGAGACGGTGGGCGCTCCAGGTCTTCTCCGGCAGGCCCGAGGGCTTCGTCTACCGGTTGAGCGAGGACATGGACCTGCGCTTCACCATGGACAGGAACAAGGTCGCAGCCCTCATGGAGAGCGGGCGCATAAGGGCGGCCCTCGTGAGGGGAGCCGCGCCGCGGGCCGGCGCAAGCGGCGCCGTACTGCCCTACACCATAGAGAGGGAGGGGTACACGATCCTCACCGACAGCGCCAGGCTGCGAAGCGCCTTCGAGGCCCACAGGGCGGAGGTGGGCCGCAAGGCCCCGAAAAAACTTGATGATTCCCTCGAGTTTTTGGGTTATAATCTCGACGATAACCTTTTTCCGAGGCACCTGACTCTCTACTTCGGCCTCGGCGGGAAAGGGCCGCCGAAGAAAGCCCTGGTCCTGCTGACGGGCTACGAGGAAGCAGGAGGCGGCCGGAGGGTCGTCACCGAGAGAACGGAGCTTGACCTCTCGTCCTGCGGTCCCGGCGAGGTCGTTGAAAGGCGCATATACTTCCCGGTCGGAGACGGACTGCCGGCCGGATCGTACCGCGTGAGCGTGGACCTCGTCGCCCATGGGAAGGCTCCGGAGAGGCTTCTCTCCACAGGTCCCCTGACGGTCATCACCTCCAAGCGGGATGTCATAAGGAGCTTTCTCGCAGGCGAACGAAGGAACATAGGGCTGCTGCTCAAGGTCGTCTCATCGCTGTAAGCGCCGCCTCAGGGCTGTTCCGCGAAGAACCGGTGACCCGTACGTGATAGACCTCCACGCCCACATCCTCCCCGACATGGACGACGGTCCCGACGACTGGGACGAGGCGCTCGCCATGTGCCGTGCCGCCATGGACGACGGCATAACGAGACTGGCGGCCACGGTCCACACAAACGACGGCGTCTACGACAACGACGCACGAAAGATAGCCGCGCGGGTCGGCGAGCTCGAGGGGCGCATGAAGGCCGCGGGCGGCTTCGACGGCATCGAGATCATGATCGGCGCCGAGGCGGGCATAAGCCCCGACCTGGCCGACAGGGTCAGAGACGGCTCCATACCGACCATAAACGGCAAGAACCACCTGCTCGTGGAGCTGCCCTTCAACTCCATGCCCCTGCGGCTGGAGGAGACCCTCTTCGCACTGCGGGCAAACGGCATACTCCCCATCCTCGCCCACCCCGAACGCAACAGGGTCGTACAGGACTCCCCCGCCGCGCTCGAGCGGATTGTCAGGGCCGGCGCGCTCGTACAGGTGACGGCCTCGAGCCTCGAGGGGACCTTCGGCAAGGGAGCGGCCCGGTGCGCCGAAAGGCTCCTCAGGGCCGGACTCGTCCACAACATCGCCACCGACGCCCACTCCACGGGGGGGCGGCCGCCGGTGCTCTCCGGAGCTTTCAGGAGGGCGAAGAGACTGATAGGCGAGCGCGGGGCCCGAATGCTCGTCGAGGAGATACCGGCCATGATAGCGGACGGGGTGGAGACAGACCCCCTCCGGCTCAAGATACCGGTGAAACGATGGTTCTTCTTCTAAGGAAGCTCTGATTTATTGCACTGAGGGAACCTTTTTGTAAAAAGGTTCCCTCAGACTCCCTCCAAAAACTTTTAACGCCCTGCGGATCACCCCGATTTTGCTTGCAAAATCGGGGTGATCCGCAGGGAATTAAAAGTCTTTGAAGGGGGGCTGGGGGAAACGTGGGCCTGTGGCCCTTCTACAGAAAGTTTCCCCCAGGGTAATTAATCAGAGTTTCCCCAAGTGCCGGGGCGGGGAGACGCGCTCCCGGAACATTCAAGGCCGCAGGCGCCGAGAGTCCCTGGAAGGGGCGATACCGTGAAGAGAGCGACTGTTGTAAAGGGGCTGAACAAGCTGAGACGCATCATAGAGAGGCCGGAGTCCCGGCGCGTAAAGCGCGTCAACCTGGCGGTCACCTACATGTGCGATTCGCGCTGCCTCACCTGCAACATCTGGAAGCGCTACCGCCGGGAGCCCGGCCTTGCAAGCCGGGAGCTCACCGTGGGGGAGTACGAAAGGCTCTTCGAGTCGTCGTGCCTTCGCTCGGTGGACGAGGTGCTCATAACGGGCGGCGAGCCCTTCCTGAGAAGAGACCTGCCCTCGCTCTACGGCCGCCTCGCCGCACGGCTCCCTGCGGCGGCGTTCGTCGTCTCCACCAACGGGCTGCGCAGGGAACGGATAATCGCACACCTCGGCGAGATGATGACCGGGGCGGGGGCTGAAAGTCCGCCGGCCGTCGTATTCTCGCTCGACGGCCTGGGCCCCGCCCACGACCGGGTGCGGGGCGTTGCGGGAGGCTTCGAGCGGACCGTGGGGACCATGAAGGAGGTGGCGCGCCGCTTCAAGGATATCCGCCTCGCCGTGAGCTTCACCATAACCCGCGACAACTACAGGGAGCTTCGCTCCGTCCACGCCCTGGCCTCGGAACTCGGCGCCGGCTTCACCATGAGGTTCTTCGCCGAGAGCCCGGGATACTACGCCAACGAGGGGACGGCCGCCGCATGGAGCGAGGCGGAGCTTGACGAGGTCGACGAGGCCGTAAGGGAGGTTACGGAGCGCATGGCGTCGCAGAGAAACGCCCTGGTACGGCTCCTCAATCCCGACATCTACTTCTTCCGCCGTCTCGTCGACTACCAGCGCAACCCGCGCCGGCTGCACCGCTGCTTCTCGGGCACGCACTCCTTCTTCCTCGACCCGGCGGGCCACGTCTACCCCTGCATCTTTCTGGACAGGCCGATGGGCAACATACGCGAAAGACCCTTCGACGAGCTGTGGCTCGACAGAGCGGCCGTACAGACGAGAAGATTCATAGAAAGCGGGCAGTGCCACTGCTGGAGCGAGTGCGAAGTGCTTCCATCGCTGCAAAGAAGGCTTTTCGGCCGCGGCGGCGCTCTCAACGACTGAAACGGC
Above is a window of Deltaproteobacteria bacterium DNA encoding:
- a CDS encoding capsular biosynthesis protein, which gives rise to MIDLHAHILPDMDDGPDDWDEALAMCRAAMDDGITRLAATVHTNDGVYDNDARKIAARVGELEGRMKAAGGFDGIEIMIGAEAGISPDLADRVRDGSIPTINGKNHLLVELPFNSMPLRLEETLFALRANGILPILAHPERNRVVQDSPAALERIVRAGALVQVTASSLEGTFGKGAARCAERLLRAGLVHNIATDAHSTGGRPPVLSGAFRRAKRLIGERGARMLVEEIPAMIADGVETDPLRLKIPVKRWFFF
- a CDS encoding radical SAM protein, with protein sequence MKRATVVKGLNKLRRIIERPESRRVKRVNLAVTYMCDSRCLTCNIWKRYRREPGLASRELTVGEYERLFESSCLRSVDEVLITGGEPFLRRDLPSLYGRLAARLPAAAFVVSTNGLRRERIIAHLGEMMTGAGAESPPAVVFSLDGLGPAHDRVRGVAGGFERTVGTMKEVARRFKDIRLAVSFTITRDNYRELRSVHALASELGAGFTMRFFAESPGYYANEGTAAAWSEAELDEVDEAVREVTERMASQRNALVRLLNPDIYFFRRLVDYQRNPRRLHRCFSGTHSFFLDPAGHVYPCIFLDRPMGNIRERPFDELWLDRAAVQTRRFIESGQCHCWSECEVLPSLQRRLFGRGGALND